One segment of Candidatus Fokinia solitaria DNA contains the following:
- a CDS encoding ClpXP protease specificity-enhancing factor SspB produces MKKKLEYGKLYPSIVRLMITDALRMIEEKESALDFCIHLTCDTYHRGVVVSSVLRERYPYEVQVTLQPPCKDFKVSHEKLSVTAAFDELTEHVVIPLAALKRFEDVIAGISVDFEALRSIDKRPANYQSDIDTSVLNRFTDSDGVAILDARNIFIKTR; encoded by the coding sequence ATGAAGAAAAAACTTGAGTACGGTAAGTTATATCCGAGTATAGTACGGCTTATGATTACTGATGCATTGAGAATGATAGAGGAGAAAGAAAGTGCTTTAGATTTTTGCATTCATCTTACATGTGATACTTATCATCGTGGTGTAGTAGTATCGTCTGTTTTGAGAGAGAGATATCCATATGAAGTGCAAGTTACATTACAGCCGCCATGCAAGGATTTTAAAGTCTCTCATGAAAAACTTTCCGTAACTGCTGCATTTGATGAATTAACGGAGCATGTAGTTATTCCACTAGCAGCTTTGAAACGATTCGAAGATGTTATTGCCGGTATTAGCGTTGATTTTGAAGCGCTAAGAAGCATCGATAAAAGACCAGCTAATTACCAAAGCGATATAGATACAAGTGTTTTGAATCGATTTACCGATAGCGATGGAGTAGCCATATTAGATGCGAGGAATATTTTCATCAAAACACGTTAA
- a CDS encoding ComF family protein translates to MCCKTEVLEYDTLCADCWNNVHFIWNSHCEYCGEITEYNSPSYCLCEKQHLKQNNKEEVFIPFEELYENRERYTVICITLYTHVVINLMMSFKNNAQYFIHRMLSRIFLIHRERFEMTSLVVPVPMHSSAIRQRGYNHAAVMAKDISLSIKKPYLANILIKQYNKIQKNLSEKERVENVKSAFTINKKLLHRIKNEHVLLIDDVMTTGATMQQCTSLLLNNGASFVTILSFAKT, encoded by the coding sequence ATGTGCTGTAAAACTGAAGTACTAGAGTATGATACTTTATGCGCTGATTGTTGGAATAACGTCCATTTTATATGGAATTCACATTGTGAGTATTGCGGAGAGATCACAGAATATAATAGTCCATCTTACTGTTTATGCGAGAAGCAACACTTAAAACAAAATAACAAAGAAGAGGTATTCATTCCATTTGAAGAGTTATATGAAAACAGAGAGAGATATACAGTAATATGCATTACTTTATATACTCACGTTGTAATTAATCTGATGATGTCATTTAAGAACAATGCGCAATACTTCATTCATCGCATGCTTTCTAGGATATTTCTCATACATAGAGAAAGATTTGAGATGACTTCATTAGTAGTGCCAGTACCGATGCATAGCAGCGCAATTCGTCAGAGAGGATATAATCATGCAGCTGTAATGGCAAAGGATATTAGTTTATCCATCAAAAAGCCGTATTTAGCTAATATTCTTATAAAGCAATATAATAAAATACAGAAAAATCTATCAGAAAAAGAGAGAGTGGAAAATGTAAAAAGTGCTTTCACAATCAACAAGAAGTTATTACATCGCATAAAAAATGAACATGTGCTGTTAATAGATGATGTCATGACAACCGGCGCTACAATGCAACAATGCACAAGCTTACTATTAAACAATGGCGCATCTTTTGTTACAATTCTGTCGTTTGCTAAAACATAG
- the mnmE gene encoding tRNA uridine-5-carboxymethylaminomethyl(34) synthesis GTPase MnmE, with amino-acid sequence MDDTIYGLSTPFGKSGIAIIRITGERAIEAIKLLQCTVSSTARVLFRTKLFSQFDGAQLDDCMCVYFLAPNTFTGEDVVEFHVHGSVAVINGILEELGKIPFLREAERGEFTKRAFKNGKMSLSDVEALSELLQAETSMQRRTILAQMSGKLHKTYKRWRAAVIECMYKMEALIDFSSEEVPEEALMSVEHAIFSLRNDMQAHYMRSNECRAIFEGIKVIVIGVPNVGKSSIINLITDEDIAIVSDISGTTRDIISASKEINGIKYTFYDTAGLRDGSLDIIENLGMHRAVECVTSANIVLIVIDTTADITDQYQQIESKISLEKIEFLQKVVLLYNKSDLSCTQEYNTDIIEAIKARVKNHVEVHAITFSAKTATKVHTLVSLLEKTYIEYDELTLTSNLRQLNIIKNTLAKIEEYITLQNAYLDIKAHVIREIAQSLALLIGEVDVEEILDNIFSNFCIGK; translated from the coding sequence ATGGATGATACAATTTACGGACTTTCTACCCCATTTGGAAAGTCAGGCATTGCTATTATTAGAATTACTGGAGAACGTGCTATCGAAGCAATAAAATTACTTCAATGTACTGTGAGTTCAACTGCTAGAGTACTTTTTCGAACAAAGCTCTTTTCACAATTTGACGGTGCACAACTCGATGACTGTATGTGCGTGTATTTTTTAGCGCCTAATACATTTACAGGAGAGGATGTAGTAGAATTTCACGTACATGGCAGTGTAGCGGTTATTAATGGAATTCTTGAAGAATTAGGGAAAATACCCTTTTTAAGAGAAGCTGAAAGAGGCGAATTCACGAAACGCGCCTTTAAAAACGGTAAAATGTCATTATCGGATGTAGAGGCATTATCCGAGCTTCTGCAAGCAGAAACAAGCATGCAGCGACGTACGATACTGGCACAAATGTCAGGTAAATTACATAAGACATATAAACGATGGCGTGCCGCAGTCATAGAGTGTATGTATAAGATGGAAGCACTAATAGATTTTTCTTCAGAAGAAGTACCGGAAGAAGCGCTAATGTCCGTAGAACATGCAATTTTCAGCTTACGAAATGATATGCAAGCACATTATATGCGTAGTAATGAATGTCGTGCTATATTCGAAGGAATAAAAGTAATTGTGATCGGAGTACCGAATGTAGGAAAATCTTCCATCATCAATCTTATTACTGATGAAGATATCGCTATAGTTTCTGATATTTCAGGTACAACTAGAGATATCATCTCTGCATCAAAAGAAATTAACGGCATAAAATACACATTTTATGATACAGCAGGACTTAGAGACGGAAGCTTGGATATTATCGAAAATCTTGGCATGCATCGAGCAGTAGAGTGCGTAACATCGGCAAACATAGTACTTATCGTCATAGATACAACTGCTGACATTACAGACCAATATCAACAAATAGAATCTAAGATATCTTTAGAAAAGATAGAATTTTTACAGAAAGTAGTACTTCTATATAATAAAAGCGACTTATCTTGTACTCAAGAATACAACACAGATATAATCGAAGCGATAAAAGCACGCGTAAAGAATCATGTGGAAGTGCATGCTATCACGTTTTCTGCTAAAACTGCTACAAAAGTGCATACATTAGTGAGTCTCCTCGAGAAAACGTACATTGAATACGATGAACTCACTCTTACAAGCAATCTCCGTCAGCTGAATATTATAAAAAACACCCTTGCAAAAATAGAAGAATACATAACTCTTCAAAATGCATACCTTGACATCAAGGCACACGTAATAAGAGAGATTGCGCAATCTCTCGCGTTATTAATCGGCGAAGTAGACGTAGAGGAAATACTTGACAACATATTCAGCAATTTCTGCATAGGAAAATAA
- a CDS encoding ATP-dependent Clp protease proteolytic subunit produces MENTLVPIVIEKSGRSERAFDIYSRLLRDRVVFVNGQIEDHMASVIVAQLLFLESEASDKPISMYINSPGGVVTAGMAIYDTMQFITSDVMTVCIGQACSMGSMLLAGGAPGKRYALKNSRIMIHQPLGGYRGQATDIQIHAAEMAKIKKLLIQLYAKHTGHSEKVLFNAMERDNFMSADESMKFNIVDKVLESKSGLLL; encoded by the coding sequence ATGGAAAATACTCTTGTACCGATCGTTATAGAAAAATCAGGCAGAAGTGAAAGAGCTTTTGATATTTACTCAAGATTACTAAGAGATAGAGTAGTATTTGTAAACGGGCAGATTGAAGATCACATGGCTTCTGTTATAGTTGCGCAATTGCTGTTTTTAGAATCTGAAGCATCTGATAAGCCTATATCGATGTATATCAATTCTCCTGGTGGTGTAGTGACGGCAGGTATGGCTATATATGATACAATGCAATTCATTACGTCAGATGTGATGACAGTATGTATAGGGCAAGCTTGTTCTATGGGTTCGATGTTATTAGCTGGAGGTGCGCCAGGAAAACGGTATGCATTAAAAAATTCAAGAATTATGATACATCAGCCGTTAGGAGGCTATAGAGGACAAGCTACAGATATACAGATTCATGCTGCTGAAATGGCAAAAATAAAAAAGCTTTTGATTCAGCTATATGCGAAACATACTGGACATAGTGAAAAAGTTTTGTTCAATGCAATGGAAAGAGATAATTTTATGTCAGCGGACGAATCTATGAAATTCAACATAGTAGATAAAGTGTTGGAAAGTAAAAGCGGACTTCTCTTGTAA
- the yajC gene encoding preprotein translocase subunit YajC: MSSNELTTILVNLGPLVIIILMFWLFIVRPQQKKAKEHQKAVNEMKQGTGVIFANGIRGVFLRREGEKFLMIEIARDVVVGAIAESVTHIITDDESYKNDQTVKVEQRDKAKIAVKKEGEFTRRKPRFRTNNNK, translated from the coding sequence ATGTCATCGAATGAATTGACGACGATTTTAGTGAATCTCGGCCCTTTGGTAATTATAATATTGATGTTTTGGTTGTTCATTGTGAGACCGCAACAGAAGAAGGCAAAAGAACATCAAAAAGCGGTAAATGAAATGAAGCAAGGTACTGGTGTGATATTTGCAAATGGTATTAGAGGCGTTTTTCTGAGAAGAGAGGGAGAGAAGTTTTTAATGATTGAAATAGCGAGAGATGTTGTAGTAGGGGCGATTGCAGAGTCAGTAACGCATATTATTACTGATGATGAATCTTACAAGAATGATCAGACTGTGAAAGTTGAACAACGCGATAAAGCGAAGATCGCTGTAAAGAAAGAAGGAGAATTTACTAGAAGAAAGCCAAGATTTAGAACGAATAATAATAAGTAG
- the pheT gene encoding phenylalanine--tRNA ligase subunit beta — protein sequence MLLTLNWLKKYGDLLVQHDELIDRLSRIGFECEIREEYKRLYDNFVVGEVIECTRHHNAESLAICSVLTSRNEPPKQIVCGASNVRKGKVIVAKIGAVISADFTITERVIRGVESSGMLCSIEELGIPQFAFETKVQMEDSIDGIVIVNDHIDIGTPLVKLLDIDDVLIEISVLPNRRSDCLSMIGLLREMNTAGLIKLHDEYQKVSSYFGIDDIVEANEISKIHEVDRETCKSFTVISLKNGVIPQGSFKIHDIRLLMFCMKAATDNPIVDVGNFFMMESGIPIHMYDAATISGKISVKKIEKPQRFKALNGKEYDAIDCIITDENKIIALPGIIGVDSTKVTSNTCNILVEIAEFAPSVVQKIANSTGITSDASLRFIGKKACYEYQDNEESVFRKSAINQFVNFLKKEFHFSVEGMQSVEYKTHESPKKTISFSLTEIESITGVKLSKKTIFDILNPLGFHIKNVKEDEFELLVPYYRVSDISHVEDVVEEIVRFLNLDNISGKFEGINVQLTSEYLAATTNNNEETVRKTLLARGLNEAITWSFISKEISEFFYNNDPLEILNPINKDFAIMRHNIPSSMLSMIVKNLSRDNKNMSLFEIGNVFEQKQECKMISGMRIGGNSHRKYDFFDIRDDIMAVIGKFMNLAQSLLKDGDMLHYNCEVRNTGAPQYYHPYQSAAIVKDSIIIGYCGALHPTIAEQYEIDVDIFLFEIFYEKLCNLQTNTISDKKNFSEFQKATRDLSLGVTSMIESAFVVQKLHSFCKNFSIIKEIKLFDIYQSQMSDIKYFGIKFELQKDDGTLSTEEIDSVLGEIIAFSKDQFSAEIRGL from the coding sequence ATGCTGTTGACATTGAATTGGTTAAAGAAGTATGGAGATCTTCTCGTACAACACGATGAATTAATAGATCGGCTAAGCCGCATCGGATTCGAGTGTGAAATACGAGAGGAGTATAAAAGATTGTACGATAACTTTGTTGTAGGAGAAGTCATTGAATGCACAAGGCATCACAATGCTGAAAGCTTAGCAATATGCTCAGTTCTCACTTCACGAAATGAACCGCCAAAGCAAATCGTTTGCGGCGCAAGTAATGTTAGAAAAGGCAAAGTGATCGTCGCTAAAATAGGCGCAGTCATCTCCGCTGATTTCACTATTACAGAAAGGGTAATTCGAGGCGTAGAAAGTAGTGGCATGTTATGCAGTATAGAAGAACTCGGTATTCCTCAATTTGCCTTTGAGACGAAAGTGCAAATGGAAGATAGCATCGATGGTATTGTGATAGTCAATGATCATATTGACATAGGCACACCGCTAGTAAAGTTACTTGATATCGACGATGTATTGATAGAGATTTCGGTACTGCCAAATAGACGAAGCGATTGTTTGAGTATGATCGGTTTACTAAGAGAGATGAATACTGCAGGATTAATCAAATTACACGATGAATATCAAAAAGTATCCTCTTATTTTGGAATTGATGACATAGTCGAAGCGAATGAGATATCAAAAATTCACGAAGTCGATAGAGAGACGTGCAAAAGTTTTACCGTAATATCATTAAAGAATGGCGTAATACCTCAAGGAAGCTTCAAAATACATGACATAAGATTGCTTATGTTTTGCATGAAAGCAGCTACTGATAATCCAATCGTCGATGTAGGAAACTTCTTCATGATGGAAAGCGGCATTCCGATACACATGTATGATGCAGCAACAATATCAGGGAAAATTTCCGTAAAAAAAATCGAAAAGCCTCAAAGATTCAAAGCTTTAAACGGCAAAGAGTACGATGCTATCGACTGCATCATAACGGATGAAAATAAAATTATTGCACTTCCTGGCATCATAGGAGTAGATAGTACAAAGGTCACATCTAATACTTGTAATATTCTTGTGGAAATTGCAGAATTTGCACCTTCTGTCGTACAAAAAATTGCTAATTCAACAGGTATAACAAGTGACGCATCTTTGCGCTTCATTGGAAAAAAAGCCTGCTATGAATATCAAGATAATGAAGAAAGTGTTTTTCGAAAATCTGCTATCAATCAGTTTGTAAACTTTCTCAAAAAAGAGTTTCACTTCTCCGTAGAAGGAATGCAAAGCGTAGAATATAAAACGCACGAATCTCCTAAAAAGACGATCTCATTTTCACTTACAGAGATTGAAAGTATCACGGGAGTAAAATTATCTAAAAAGACAATTTTCGATATTCTTAATCCGCTTGGTTTTCACATAAAAAATGTTAAGGAGGACGAATTTGAACTACTCGTACCGTACTATAGAGTAAGTGATATTTCACATGTTGAGGATGTAGTTGAAGAGATAGTTAGATTTCTGAATTTAGATAATATCTCAGGGAAATTCGAAGGTATTAACGTACAATTAACTTCTGAGTATCTCGCTGCAACTACGAATAATAATGAAGAAACAGTAAGAAAAACATTACTCGCACGCGGTCTGAATGAAGCTATCACGTGGAGCTTTATAAGCAAAGAAATAAGTGAGTTTTTTTATAATAATGATCCACTCGAAATACTGAATCCTATTAATAAGGACTTTGCCATAATGCGGCATAATATTCCATCTAGCATGCTGAGCATGATAGTGAAAAATCTTAGCAGAGATAACAAGAATATGTCACTCTTCGAAATAGGAAACGTTTTTGAACAAAAACAAGAATGTAAAATGATCAGTGGCATGAGAATTGGCGGTAATTCTCATAGAAAGTATGATTTTTTCGATATAAGAGATGATATAATGGCAGTCATCGGTAAATTCATGAATCTTGCGCAGTCCTTATTAAAAGACGGCGATATGCTGCATTATAACTGCGAGGTACGCAATACAGGCGCGCCACAATACTATCATCCTTACCAAAGCGCAGCGATAGTAAAAGATTCTATCATAATCGGGTACTGCGGTGCATTACATCCAACGATAGCAGAACAATATGAGATCGATGTCGACATATTTCTATTTGAAATCTTCTACGAAAAATTATGCAATTTGCAAACTAATACTATAAGCGATAAAAAGAATTTTTCAGAATTTCAGAAAGCAACAAGAGACTTATCTCTTGGAGTTACTTCTATGATAGAATCTGCTTTCGTAGTGCAGAAATTACATTCCTTTTGTAAGAACTTCAGCATTATCAAGGAGATAAAATTGTTTGACATATATCAATCACAAATGTCGGATATCAAATATTTTGGTATAAAATTTGAATTGCAGAAAGATGACGGTACACTCTCTACTGAAGAAATTGACTCCGTTCTTGGAGAAATTATCGCCTTTTCAAAAGATCAATTTTCAGCAGAAATAAGAGGATTATAG
- a CDS encoding O-methyltransferase produces the protein MSKIRSSSSSQYEYISKFIQNVSEDHFEEIRNSAPTELQHMQITAVEGSILRWLIATQQPTFALEIGTFVGYSTAWLAAGMQHGSTLISVEKSHERLAIAKNNLEKYNFKCEVKLYLNDGKSKEERDINLQKLLAEFGVNFGFVFCDGAKSEYMHCFQTTSKYLKKGGLFVADNVTSFHSNTSNVGNAIDAFNSHVCTNDAFDTTIIPTCDGLMIARKK, from the coding sequence ATGTCAAAAATCAGATCGTCTTCGTCATCTCAGTACGAATATATCTCAAAGTTTATTCAAAACGTTTCAGAAGATCATTTCGAGGAAATTAGAAACTCAGCGCCTACTGAACTTCAACATATGCAAATTACAGCCGTAGAAGGCTCTATACTGCGATGGCTAATCGCAACACAGCAACCAACTTTTGCACTAGAAATTGGCACATTCGTTGGATATTCCACCGCATGGTTAGCAGCAGGTATGCAACATGGTAGTACTCTGATTTCCGTGGAAAAATCACATGAGAGACTTGCAATCGCTAAGAATAATCTTGAGAAGTACAATTTTAAGTGCGAGGTAAAGTTATACCTAAACGATGGTAAATCTAAAGAAGAAAGAGATATCAATCTTCAAAAACTTCTAGCAGAGTTTGGAGTTAATTTCGGCTTTGTATTCTGCGATGGTGCTAAATCAGAGTATATGCACTGCTTTCAAACTACGTCGAAATACTTGAAAAAAGGCGGACTATTCGTAGCGGATAATGTTACATCATTTCACTCTAACACCTCTAATGTTGGAAATGCTATAGATGCTTTCAACTCACATGTTTGTACTAACGACGCATTCGACACAACTATTATTCCAACTTGTGATGGATTGATGATTGCTAGAAAAAAATAA
- a CDS encoding AAA family ATPase produces MSTFLKELKITNYKCFAKEISIEFNVPNNKEKGSGLTVLIGNNGIGKTAILEAIEYLTLNYFSLQNKLDVNDFSDYSKSIVLRASTNEAKEYSIGISARDKGSRKAFTAPFIVQLMSDEKKHMTKEEQFNRTDETSQSELQKKVEIFFFKHDRAKEISSTGYRTAFQKITDELNWRFLRNIKQNGTNADERHDSTADNEETLKALVEELKETFSGHERPLKEFFEILEKRKENAFKDEKDEKGKKGEEDKKDERGRQYQAYCINLLMMIASAGDDSLQKCVATLIKNDGRQRKLAIKEDPADDDSLQKCVATLTGDEAEKKLKLLQYALKFMNISLSERYCEYADELKTLLSEGSTEKSHIQLRRAFDELQKYFPNNEEVKNINISPFNLLQPFSNASITSRAEKSLSQIDISSLGSGIQMMIALLILREIAEMSQNNTAKSTKETAQTEETEQTPGLIYLIDEPELHLHPSAQRKLMELLLEESKTKQIIIATHSTELIHPIFCKKEEPEKHHNDTPQTEGENKSERQNAPIKPYFRIFKRESQEITVTADAVKLLLPFPSREEIIFRAFDVFTTDFHNELYGTLYSKLEKQFYDEQKNKRFIAEEFDKKVAELKENLKEGEHIPSPAEKEWKKYNSKKGEVIAEKVTIHTYIRNSIHHPENTLNTLYTEKELKESIETLIKLLGDFLKRESKHRRLRY; encoded by the coding sequence ATGAGTACTTTCCTCAAAGAACTTAAAATAACAAATTATAAATGCTTCGCGAAAGAGATTTCAATCGAGTTTAACGTGCCTAATAATAAAGAAAAAGGCTCCGGACTTACGGTACTTATTGGAAATAACGGCATAGGAAAAACTGCAATACTAGAGGCTATCGAATACTTAACATTAAATTACTTCTCCTTGCAGAATAAATTAGATGTCAACGACTTTTCTGATTACAGCAAATCAATTGTGCTTAGAGCTTCTACGAACGAAGCGAAGGAATACTCAATTGGAATTAGCGCAAGAGACAAGGGCTCTAGAAAAGCATTTACGGCACCATTTATAGTACAGCTAATGTCAGATGAAAAAAAACATATGACAAAGGAAGAACAGTTCAACCGAACGGATGAAACTTCGCAATCTGAACTACAAAAAAAAGTGGAAATTTTCTTCTTTAAGCATGATAGAGCGAAAGAAATATCAAGTACAGGATATAGAACGGCATTTCAGAAAATAACAGATGAACTAAATTGGCGCTTCTTAAGAAATATTAAGCAAAATGGCACTAATGCTGACGAACGACATGACAGTACTGCCGACAATGAAGAGACACTTAAAGCTCTAGTAGAAGAATTAAAAGAAACTTTTTCTGGGCATGAAAGGCCTCTAAAAGAATTCTTCGAAATATTGGAAAAACGCAAAGAGAATGCCTTTAAAGATGAAAAAGATGAAAAAGGTAAAAAAGGTGAAGAAGATAAAAAAGATGAGAGAGGAAGGCAATATCAAGCGTACTGTATAAACTTACTGATGATGATAGCATCTGCTGGCGATGATTCGCTACAAAAATGCGTCGCCACTCTCATAAAAAATGATGGAAGGCAGAGAAAGCTGGCGATAAAAGAAGATCCTGCCGATGATGATTCGCTACAGAAATGCGTCGCCACTCTCACAGGAGATGAGGCGGAAAAAAAGCTTAAGCTACTGCAGTATGCATTAAAATTTATGAATATTTCGCTATCAGAACGTTACTGCGAGTATGCAGATGAGCTAAAAACGCTACTTTCTGAAGGTAGTACTGAAAAGAGCCACATTCAGTTACGCCGCGCATTCGATGAATTGCAGAAGTATTTTCCAAATAATGAAGAAGTCAAAAATATAAATATCTCACCGTTCAATCTCTTACAGCCGTTTTCGAATGCATCTATCACATCACGCGCTGAGAAGTCACTATCACAAATAGATATATCAAGCTTAGGATCTGGTATTCAAATGATGATTGCGTTGCTTATATTGCGAGAGATTGCAGAAATGTCGCAAAACAACACAGCAAAGAGTACGAAAGAAACAGCACAAACAGAAGAGACAGAACAAACGCCAGGTCTTATTTACTTAATTGACGAACCAGAACTACATTTACATCCATCAGCACAGAGAAAATTAATGGAATTACTCCTCGAAGAATCAAAGACGAAGCAGATAATCATCGCAACTCACTCTACAGAGCTAATACATCCGATATTCTGTAAGAAAGAAGAGCCAGAAAAACACCATAACGACACGCCACAAACTGAAGGTGAAAACAAAAGCGAAAGGCAAAATGCTCCTATAAAACCATACTTCCGCATCTTCAAAAGAGAGTCACAGGAGATAACAGTCACTGCTGATGCAGTAAAGCTTCTGCTTCCCTTTCCATCACGAGAAGAAATAATTTTCCGCGCATTTGACGTATTTACTACAGATTTTCACAATGAGCTTTACGGCACACTTTATAGTAAGTTGGAGAAACAATTTTATGACGAGCAGAAGAATAAGAGATTTATTGCAGAGGAATTTGACAAGAAAGTTGCCGAACTTAAAGAGAATCTTAAAGAAGGAGAGCATATACCATCACCCGCAGAGAAAGAATGGAAAAAGTACAATTCAAAGAAAGGTGAAGTAATAGCAGAAAAAGTAACGATACATACTTACATAAGAAATTCAATACATCATCCTGAAAATACACTTAATACCCTTTACACAGAAAAAGAATTAAAAGAGTCGATCGAAACACTAATAAAGTTATTAGGAGATTTTCTCAAGAGAGAATCAAAACACAGAAGATTGAGATATTAG